One Spea bombifrons isolate aSpeBom1 chromosome 1, aSpeBom1.2.pri, whole genome shotgun sequence DNA window includes the following coding sequences:
- the ZCCHC9 gene encoding zinc finger CCHC domain-containing protein 9, translating into MTRWARPGQGSTVVRNRKVCAATPWEELQQQSRRAESNNGGTKRGAPENRSGPQANKRKKKNKKDTYVNQDVNGFNEHQEEQDGASMLMKDQRREGRRLKRQNQKKDKMICFHCRKPGHGMADCSEVLRCQDAGTGICFRCGSTEHEVTRCRAKVDPALGEFPYAKCFICGEMGHLSRSCPDNPKGLYAEGGSCRICGSVEHFQRDCPEHQQSAQLTVSRWSNGMSADYEEIPAAPKVQKTTKKGPKIVTF; encoded by the exons ATGACCCGCTGGGCTCGTCCTGGCCAAGGCAGTACGGTAGTGCGGAACCGTAAGGTATGCGCAGCCACACCCTGGGAAGAGCTCCAGCAGCAGAGCCGCAGAGCAGAGAGCAATAATGGCGGGACCAAACGGGGTGCCCCTGAGAACCGGAGCGGCCCGCAGGCAAACAAAcgcaagaagaaaaataaaaaggatacCTACGTGAACCAGGATGTGAACGGATTCAACGAGCACCAGGAGGAGCAGGACGGCGCCTCCATGCTGATGAAGGACCAGCGCAGGGAAGGCAGGAGGCTCAAGAGACAGAACCAAAAGAAGGACAAGATG ATCTGTTTCCACTGTCGTAAGCCTGGCCATGGCATGGCAGATTGCTCCGAGGTGCTGAGATGTCAAGATGCTGGGACAGGGATCTGCTTCCGATGTGGATCTACGGAGCACGAAGTCACCAGATGTAGAGCTAAAGTTGATCCGGCCCTCG GAGAATTTCCGTATGCAAAGTGTTTTATATGTGGCGAGATGGGACATTTATCTCGCTCCTGCCCGGACAATCCCAAGGGTCTGTACGCTGAAG GGGGAAGCTGTCGGATTTGTGGTTCTGTTGAACATTTTCAGCGAGACTGCCCAGAACATCAACAGTCAG CCCAGCTGACAGTCAGCAGATGGTCAAACGGAATGAGTGCAGATTATGAAGAAATCCCTGCTGCTCCAAAGGTGCAGAAAACGACCAAAAAGGGCCCgaaaattgtaacattttaa